The sequence GATGTCTTCTTCGGTGACCGTGTACAGTTCACGCTTCTCTTGCTCGCTGTATTCGACAGTTGTGCATCCGTCAGCGTCGTCGGAGCCGGATTCGAGTTTGGGCATAGATTGGTCACCTCAGCTTACTACGTCACCAACGGCACCGGCGTATTTCATAGTAAGCCTTCGTGCTGGTTCTTCATCAAGTTTTGTCTCACTTATATTTTCGGGACTGTCAATACTTAAGACACCGATTAGTCGCCTCGAAGAATCCAACGCTTCATATTTCATGTCTCAAACAGTACGTTGGTAAAATAGTACCGAAATTCCATACGTGTGACGATACGAGAACGTCCAAGTCCCCCAACTGCCCCCGGCTACGCCCGATTCTTCTCGAACCAGTCGGCGGCGTAGTCCACCGCGGCCCGCTGAGAGACGAGTTTCGCGTCCGCGGGGCCGACCGCGCCTTCCGTCACCGCTTCGGGGTGGGCCTCCTCGAAGTCCGACCCTGCCTCCGCGAAGTCGTCGGCGTCGTACGAGAGGTGTTCGAGCGTGATTCGCTCCGGCTCGCCGTCGTCGCCGACGACGGTCGTCTCGTGGGTCGAGATTTCTTGGTCGCGGTCCGCGCGATGCTCCGCGAGGTGGAACGAGGTGTTGGTGTCGAATTGGGTCCCGAGCATCAGAATCGCCCCGTCGCGGTCGTAGACTTCCGCGAGCGGCGACTTCTCGCCCAGTCCGTTCCGGTAGGCGTGGTCGGCGACGACCTCCTCGGCGTCGGCACCCCACGCCGCGAAGGAGTAGGTCGGGTGGCGACTCCGGTGGACCTCGGGGTAGGACCGAAAACACTCCGGAATCGCGCCAACGTTCCACGTCGGCGTCACGTCGGGGCGGTAGGGCGGGCGCTCGGTTCGAATGGTCTCCTCCCAGTCGTCGGGGACTGCCGGGTTCTGCCAGCCCTCCGGGTCGCTGTACTGGGTCGAGTGGGTCGGCATCACGAGCGTCCCTCCGGGCGTGACCGCCTCCATCAGCGCGTCCACGACCGCGGGTTCGCCGCCCGTGACCCAGCCGAGCGAGGAGAGCGACGAGTGGACCAGCAGGGTGTCGCCCGCCTCGACGCCGAGGTCGGCGAGGTCGCTGGCGATTCTATCGGGCGTTACGGGTTCGTCGGTGCGTTCGATGCGTTCGTCCATGTTTGAGAGGCAAGGGGTCGCTTCGCAGTCGTTCACTCCGAGCAACCGGTCCCGCCGGTAAAACCTTTGTCGGGGTGTGAGCCGTGGTTTCACGACTCTCGGAGCGGACCGGCGGACAGACGGACCGGCAGACCGGCGAACCAGCGGACAGACGGACCGACAGACCGGAGGACCGACAGACCGGCGGACCGGCGGAGGCGCTTCAGGGCGGACGTTCCATCGAGAATCGCTCGTCGGTCGTCGCGTAGAGACTGCCCGAGAGTCGGCCCACGGCGTCCAACTTCTCCACGTCCAACTTCGCGTCGGTCGTCACGTCGTCGTCCAGATGGACCCACTCGACCTCGCCGAGGACCATCGTGGAGTCGCCCACGTCAACCATGTCGTAGCGCGAACACTCGAAGGCGACCGGGGATTCGGCGACGCGCGGCGGCGCGACGAGGTGCGAGTCGGCGCGGGTCACGTCGGCGTGGTCGAACTCGCTCTCGCCCGCGGGCAGGGTCGCGCTGGTCTCGTTCATCGCTTCGGCGACCGACTCGGTGACGACGTTGACGACGAACTCGCCGGTCTCGCGGATGTTTCGGGGCGTGTCTTTCAGGCCGCCGGGCGCGCCGTCGTCGTCCACCGGCGCGAACATCACGACCGGCGGGTCCACCGCGACCACGTTGAAGA is a genomic window of Halorussus salinus containing:
- a CDS encoding aminoglycoside N(3)-acetyltransferase codes for the protein MDERIERTDEPVTPDRIASDLADLGVEAGDTLLVHSSLSSLGWVTGGEPAVVDALMEAVTPGGTLVMPTHSTQYSDPEGWQNPAVPDDWEETIRTERPPYRPDVTPTWNVGAIPECFRSYPEVHRSRHPTYSFAAWGADAEEVVADHAYRNGLGEKSPLAEVYDRDGAILMLGTQFDTNTSFHLAEHRADRDQEISTHETTVVGDDGEPERITLEHLSYDADDFAEAGSDFEEAHPEAVTEGAVGPADAKLVSQRAAVDYAADWFEKNRA
- a CDS encoding flavin reductase family protein; amino-acid sequence: MEIDPDEESSLYRTLAGAVVPRPIAWVSTTGPEGVDNLAPYSFFNVVAVDPPVVMFAPVDDDGAPGGLKDTPRNIRETGEFVVNVVTESVAEAMNETSATLPAGESEFDHADVTRADSHLVAPPRVAESPVAFECSRYDMVDVGDSTMVLGEVEWVHLDDDVTTDAKLDVEKLDAVGRLSGSLYATTDERFSMERPP